One window from the genome of Alkalihalobacillus sp. LMS6 encodes:
- a CDS encoding YugN-like family protein, producing the protein MIYVSSKIEGKEVKAKELESLLTPLGYSIGGNWDYDHGYYDYKLAEEGGYTFLRLPFTAVEGEVGSSHAVFEMGKPYLLNHVYQDGNTDEGIGGYIPPAVDGLINQFQRPIDKDGEVDEKYVDVAKNLIEEVEQTFQL; encoded by the coding sequence ATGATTTATGTATCTTCAAAAATTGAAGGCAAAGAAGTGAAAGCAAAAGAATTAGAGTCATTATTAACGCCTCTTGGTTATTCAATTGGTGGAAATTGGGATTACGATCATGGTTATTATGATTATAAGCTAGCAGAAGAAGGAGGCTATACATTTCTTCGTTTACCGTTTACAGCAGTAGAAGGAGAAGTTGGCTCAAGCCATGCTGTATTTGAAATGGGGAAGCCGTATTTACTAAACCATGTCTATCAAGATGGAAACACAGATGAAGGCATAGGAGGCTACATCCCCCCTGCGGTTGATGGACTAATTAACCAATTTCAGCGACCAATTGATAAAGATGGGGAAGTGGACGAGAAATATGTCGACGTCGCCAAAAATTTAATAGAAGAAGTTGAACAAACCTTTCAACTGTAA
- a CDS encoding glucose-6-phosphate isomerase, with protein sequence MAHIQFDYSKALSFFGEHEMKHLQGQVTTAHQALHEKTGAGNDFLGWIDLPVDYDKEEFARIQEAAKKIRNDSDVLLVAGIGGSYLGARAAIEALNHSFFNVLSNEQRNAPQVIFVGQNISSTYIRDLFDLLEGCDVSVNVISKSGTTTEPAIAFRIFRDFLEKKYGKEEARTRIYATTDKEKGALKTLANEEGYESFVIPDDVGGRFSVLTAVGLLPIAVSGLNIEQMMKGAADARDAYASPKLEENEAYQYAAVRNVLYNKGKTIELMVNYEPQLHFVSEWWKQLFGESEGKDQKGIYPASVDFSTDLHSMGQYVQDGRRDLFETVLHVENVDKHIEIEKAEQDLDGLNYLAGETMDFVNKQAFKGTMLAHTDGGVPNLIVSIPKLDEYTFGYLVYFFEKAVAVSGYLLGVNPFDQPGVEAYKKNMFALLGKPGFEKEKEELEKRL encoded by the coding sequence ATGGCACATATTCAATTCGATTATAGCAAAGCACTTTCCTTTTTCGGAGAGCATGAGATGAAGCATTTGCAAGGCCAAGTGACAACTGCACATCAAGCCCTTCACGAAAAAACAGGAGCAGGGAATGACTTTTTAGGGTGGATCGACTTACCAGTTGATTATGATAAAGAGGAATTTGCACGTATACAAGAAGCAGCTAAAAAAATCCGCAACGATTCAGACGTGTTACTTGTTGCCGGAATTGGTGGTTCCTATTTAGGGGCAAGAGCAGCAATTGAAGCGTTAAATCATTCATTTTTTAATGTCCTATCAAACGAACAGCGTAACGCGCCACAAGTCATTTTTGTCGGACAGAATATCAGTTCAACCTATATTCGCGATTTATTTGACTTGCTGGAAGGGTGCGACGTCTCTGTAAATGTCATTTCGAAATCTGGCACAACTACGGAGCCGGCTATCGCATTCCGGATTTTCCGTGACTTCTTGGAAAAGAAGTACGGTAAAGAAGAAGCGCGTACACGCATTTATGCGACAACAGATAAAGAAAAAGGTGCGCTAAAAACGCTAGCAAACGAAGAGGGATACGAGTCATTTGTTATTCCTGATGACGTTGGAGGACGTTTTTCTGTTTTAACTGCTGTTGGACTTTTACCGATTGCTGTATCTGGCCTTAATATTGAACAAATGATGAAAGGTGCTGCAGATGCGAGAGATGCGTATGCTTCACCTAAGCTTGAAGAAAACGAAGCATACCAATATGCAGCAGTTCGCAATGTTCTATATAACAAAGGGAAGACAATTGAACTTATGGTGAACTATGAGCCGCAGCTTCACTTTGTTTCAGAGTGGTGGAAGCAACTATTTGGTGAAAGTGAAGGAAAAGACCAAAAAGGCATTTATCCTGCCTCAGTAGATTTTTCTACAGATCTTCACTCAATGGGTCAATATGTGCAAGATGGACGTCGTGATTTATTTGAAACTGTCTTACATGTTGAGAATGTGGACAAGCATATTGAAATTGAAAAAGCAGAGCAAGATTTAGACGGATTAAATTATCTTGCTGGGGAAACAATGGATTTTGTGAACAAACAAGCGTTTAAAGGGACGATGCTCGCTCACACAGATGGCGGTGTTCCAAACTTAATCGTGTCGATTCCAAAGCTTGATGAGTACACATTTGGCTATCTTGTGTATTTCTTTGAAAAAGCGGTCGCAGTAAGTGGCTACTTATTGGGCGTTAACCCGTTTGATCAACCAGGAGTAGAAGCATATAAGAAAAATATGTTTGCTTTACTTGGAAAGCCTGGTTTTGAAAAAGAAAAAGAAGAACTTGAAAAACGGCTGTAA
- the ddlA gene encoding D-alanine--D-alanine ligase, with protein sequence MAKTRVGIIFGGKSAEHEVSLQSAKNIVDAIDKDRFDVTLIGIDKQGQWHLNEASNFLLNEDNPALIELNKSNEGISFLPGKESNQLQPVNQHTALGQLDVIFPIVHGTLGEDGSLQGMMRIANLPFVGSNVLGSAVSMDKDIAKKLLQAEGLQVANGVSFNRSTKASINFNEINESLGMPVFIKPANQGSSVGVSKATNEAELQEAVESAFSYDHKVLIEAAVVGREIECAVLGNDEPKASVCGEILPQDGFYSYDAKYISEDGAKLAIPAELSEDVSAQIQEIAKRAYQALNCEGLARVDVFLTEDHEVVINEINTLPGFTKISMYPKLWEESGLSYQDLISTLIDLAIERHEQDKLLKSSVFDR encoded by the coding sequence TTGGCAAAAACACGTGTAGGAATTATTTTTGGTGGAAAATCAGCTGAACATGAAGTATCGCTTCAATCAGCAAAAAACATAGTCGACGCGATCGATAAAGATCGGTTTGACGTTACACTTATCGGTATTGATAAACAAGGCCAATGGCATTTAAATGAAGCCTCTAATTTCTTATTAAATGAAGACAATCCAGCTTTAATTGAGCTTAATAAATCAAATGAAGGGATTTCTTTTTTACCTGGAAAAGAATCCAATCAACTCCAGCCCGTTAATCAACATACGGCGCTTGGACAGCTAGACGTAATTTTTCCAATTGTACACGGAACGCTTGGAGAAGATGGGTCTCTACAAGGAATGATGCGAATCGCAAATTTACCATTTGTTGGTTCAAATGTTTTAGGATCTGCAGTGAGTATGGATAAAGATATCGCTAAGAAACTTCTTCAAGCAGAAGGGCTTCAAGTAGCGAACGGGGTAAGCTTTAATCGTTCAACGAAAGCATCTATTAACTTTAATGAGATTAACGAATCTTTAGGGATGCCGGTCTTTATTAAGCCAGCCAATCAAGGCTCATCTGTTGGCGTTAGTAAGGCGACAAATGAAGCTGAACTTCAGGAAGCTGTAGAATCTGCTTTTTCCTATGATCATAAAGTTTTAATTGAAGCAGCAGTTGTTGGAAGAGAAATTGAATGTGCGGTTCTTGGGAATGATGAACCAAAAGCAAGTGTATGTGGAGAAATTTTGCCACAAGACGGTTTCTATTCGTATGATGCGAAATACATTAGCGAAGATGGTGCAAAACTTGCCATTCCAGCAGAACTTTCAGAAGATGTTAGCGCACAAATTCAAGAAATTGCTAAACGTGCTTACCAAGCTTTAAATTGTGAAGGGTTAGCACGAGTAGATGTTTTCTTAACAGAAGATCATGAAGTAGTGATTAATGAAATTAACACACTTCCAGGGTTCACAAAAATCAGCATGTATCCAAAGCTTTGGGAAGAGAGCGGGCTTTCCTACCAAGATTTAATTTCCACGCTAATTGATTTAGCAATTGAACGTCATGAACAGGATAAGCTGTTAAAGAGCTCGGTTTTTGACCGCTGA
- a CDS encoding iron-containing alcohol dehydrogenase, which yields MDAFTFYNPTKLIFGQGKTENLADELVVYDRNVLLVYGGGSIKKNGLYDTVMQQLQYAGCNVTELAGVEPNPRLKTVRKGIELCKEHSIGFILAVGGGSVIDATKAIAVGARTETDVWDIITKKELAEDALPFGTILTLAATGSEMNSGSVITNWDTHQKVGWGSIFTFPNFSILDPENTVSVPRDQTVYGIVDMMTHVLEAYFHPAENTLLQDRICESILLTVMEVAPDLLNDLEDTDLRETILYSGTMALNGITQMGARGDWGTHNLEHAVSAVSDIPHAGGLAILFPHWMRHSVDVNPERGAQLAERVFGVDRTGKEDRDVALEGIDKLSAFWTALGAPSTLSHYEITEDQIEEIADIASANGYYGNYHKIGKPESLEILKQAL from the coding sequence ATGGACGCTTTTACATTTTATAACCCGACTAAATTAATTTTTGGACAAGGCAAAACAGAAAATTTAGCAGATGAACTCGTTGTATACGATCGCAATGTACTACTTGTATACGGTGGCGGCAGTATTAAGAAAAATGGCTTATATGATACGGTCATGCAACAATTGCAATATGCAGGCTGTAACGTCACGGAATTGGCTGGTGTCGAGCCTAACCCGCGCTTAAAGACTGTTCGCAAAGGGATTGAACTTTGTAAAGAGCACTCGATCGGCTTTATTTTAGCTGTTGGTGGTGGAAGCGTGATTGATGCAACGAAAGCCATTGCTGTAGGCGCACGGACGGAAACAGACGTCTGGGACATTATTACAAAAAAAGAACTCGCAGAAGATGCCCTTCCGTTCGGTACGATTTTAACGTTAGCAGCAACCGGATCAGAAATGAATTCCGGATCGGTCATTACAAATTGGGATACCCATCAAAAAGTCGGCTGGGGCTCAATTTTTACGTTCCCGAACTTTTCTATTTTAGATCCAGAAAACACGGTGTCTGTGCCAAGGGATCAAACCGTGTATGGCATCGTTGATATGATGACCCATGTATTAGAAGCGTATTTCCACCCAGCTGAAAATACGCTCTTGCAAGACCGTATATGTGAGTCGATTCTTTTAACGGTTATGGAAGTTGCGCCAGACTTGCTAAATGATTTAGAAGACACGGATTTACGTGAAACGATTCTTTATAGTGGCACCATGGCGCTTAACGGAATTACACAAATGGGCGCGCGGGGCGACTGGGGTACACATAACTTAGAGCACGCTGTATCTGCCGTTTCCGATATTCCTCATGCCGGTGGATTAGCAATTTTATTCCCGCACTGGATGCGTCATAGCGTTGATGTAAATCCAGAGCGCGGTGCACAACTTGCCGAGCGTGTTTTTGGTGTAGATCGTACGGGCAAAGAAGATCGTGATGTTGCTTTAGAAGGAATCGACAAATTGTCAGCGTTCTGGACAGCTTTAGGGGCACCATCAACGTTAAGTCATTATGAAATTACAGAAGATCAGATTGAAGAAATTGCAGACATCGCGAGTGCAAATGGCTATTACGGCAACTACCACAAAATTGGTAAGCCAGAATCGTTAGAGATTCTCAAACAAGCCCTGTAA
- a CDS encoding DUF378 domain-containing protein — translation MSGIQKAALVLAIIGAINWGLIGFFRFDLVAFLFNGQASAISRVIYALVGLAGLYAISILMKPKEELGRDHEVEPQR, via the coding sequence GTGAGTGGAATTCAAAAAGCAGCATTAGTATTAGCCATCATCGGCGCGATTAACTGGGGATTAATCGGCTTCTTCCGATTTGACCTCGTCGCTTTCCTATTTAACGGTCAAGCGTCAGCTATTTCGCGCGTGATTTATGCTTTAGTTGGTTTAGCTGGTCTTTATGCCATTTCGATTCTAATGAAACCAAAAGAAGAGTTAGGCCGCGACCATGAAGTGGAGCCACAACGATAA
- the yugI gene encoding S1 domain-containing post-transcriptional regulator GSP13 codes for MSNYEEGSIIEGKVTGIKPFGAFVAIDEKKQGLVHISEVAHGYVKDIADVLTVGDEVKVKVMSVDQESGKISLSIRATQEAPARPQAKPRTPNAGGGARKPQAAQQKQQGFNTLEDKLKEWLKQSNEIQADLNKRAKK; via the coding sequence ATGTCTAATTACGAAGAAGGTAGCATTATAGAGGGAAAGGTAACGGGAATCAAGCCTTTCGGAGCCTTTGTAGCAATTGATGAGAAAAAACAAGGTCTCGTTCATATTTCTGAAGTCGCTCACGGTTATGTGAAAGATATTGCAGATGTATTAACAGTAGGAGACGAAGTGAAAGTAAAAGTCATGTCCGTTGATCAAGAATCTGGAAAGATTTCTTTATCAATCCGTGCAACGCAAGAGGCGCCTGCTCGTCCACAAGCGAAACCACGTACACCAAACGCTGGCGGCGGAGCGCGCAAGCCTCAAGCAGCTCAGCAGAAACAACAAGGCTTTAATACACTTGAAGATAAACTTAAAGAGTGGTTAAAGCAGTCAAACGAAATTCAAGCAGATTTAAATAAGCGCGCGAAGAAATAA
- a CDS encoding DEAD/DEAH box helicase yields the protein MINQLNLHVSPQINENLEKKNITEPTPIQQAVIPKALKGESVMFRSQTGSGKTLAYVLPLLAAIEADQQTIQAVIVAPSQELAVQIESVIKEVTAQTTLSSMAFIGGANVNRQVEKLKKSKPHIAVGTPGRLMELIRLKKIKLANIRMFVLDEVDRLVEEQESWKDVEELGKRLGYNVQGLFASATIPKGLEDKLKVFSPNVEKLEENTSTLPEQIEHLAVMIEERDRIDTVRKIVHAEEIKKGIVFVNHLDRLNETVEKLRYRKIEAVALSSEQTKTDREQAIARFKSGAASILVATDVAARGIDIEKVSHIIQLDASRSFESYLHRAGRTGRVQEDGKVISLLNGQERYLKEKYEKYLNIRVNEVFLKNGTLISE from the coding sequence ATGATTAATCAATTGAATTTACACGTATCCCCCCAAATAAATGAAAACCTCGAAAAAAAGAACATTACAGAACCGACGCCGATTCAACAAGCTGTGATTCCTAAAGCATTGAAGGGTGAAAGCGTGATGTTTCGTTCGCAAACAGGTTCAGGAAAGACATTAGCATATGTCCTCCCACTTTTAGCAGCAATTGAGGCAGATCAACAAACGATTCAGGCTGTAATTGTGGCTCCTTCGCAAGAGTTGGCTGTTCAAATCGAATCGGTTATTAAAGAAGTGACGGCTCAAACCACATTGTCATCGATGGCGTTTATTGGTGGGGCGAATGTGAATCGCCAAGTCGAAAAGCTCAAGAAAAGTAAACCACATATTGCGGTTGGAACACCAGGTCGCTTAATGGAGCTAATTCGACTAAAAAAAATTAAGTTAGCAAATATCCGCATGTTTGTCCTTGATGAAGTGGATCGGTTAGTCGAGGAACAAGAATCTTGGAAAGACGTTGAGGAGCTTGGAAAACGATTAGGCTATAACGTCCAAGGGTTATTTGCTTCTGCCACGATCCCTAAAGGGTTGGAGGACAAGCTTAAAGTCTTTTCACCAAACGTAGAAAAATTGGAAGAAAATACATCGACTTTACCAGAGCAAATTGAACATCTTGCCGTCATGATTGAAGAACGAGATCGAATTGATACCGTTCGTAAAATTGTTCACGCAGAAGAGATCAAAAAAGGAATTGTGTTTGTTAATCATTTAGACCGATTAAATGAGACTGTTGAAAAATTACGCTACCGTAAAATTGAGGCCGTCGCATTGTCTTCTGAACAAACGAAAACAGATCGAGAACAAGCAATCGCCCGTTTTAAAAGTGGTGCAGCATCGATTTTAGTGGCGACAGATGTTGCTGCAAGAGGAATTGATATCGAAAAAGTATCTCACATTATTCAGCTTGATGCCTCTCGGTCATTCGAAAGCTACCTTCACCGTGCTGGACGAACAGGGCGCGTTCAAGAAGATGGGAAAGTAATCTCTTTGTTAAACGGTCAAGAACGTTACCTTAAAGAGAAGTATGAAAAATATTTAAACATCCGTGTGAATGAAGTCTTTTTGAAAAATGGGACGCTAATCAGCGAATAA
- the thiM gene encoding hydroxyethylthiazole kinase translates to MSIVRDHQPLIHCMTNAVVTNFTANGLLAVGASPVMAYAIDETHEMATAADALLLNIGTPSETVVASMIHAGQAANKKGIPVILDPVGVGATTFRNQIVARILEEVNISLVRGNAGEIAAVLGEAGTVKGVDTNIKTDPIALAKKAAAQLQTVVVVTGEKDVVTNGKQIVQVSNGHEWLTRVVGTGCLLGGVLAAYLAVNGKDFVNAAANGLAFYGVAAERAYAKANEHGVASFQMEFLNELSMIKEEEAEPFYRIEWLS, encoded by the coding sequence ATGAGTATTGTACGAGACCACCAGCCATTGATTCACTGTATGACGAATGCAGTTGTAACGAATTTTACGGCAAACGGACTATTAGCAGTTGGGGCATCGCCAGTGATGGCCTATGCAATAGATGAAACACATGAAATGGCGACGGCAGCGGATGCGCTATTGTTAAACATTGGGACGCCATCTGAGACAGTTGTGGCGTCCATGATTCATGCTGGTCAAGCTGCCAATAAAAAAGGGATTCCGGTAATTCTTGATCCAGTTGGTGTCGGTGCGACGACGTTTCGAAATCAGATCGTTGCTCGCATTTTAGAAGAAGTAAACATTTCACTTGTTCGTGGTAATGCAGGTGAAATAGCTGCGGTTTTAGGTGAGGCAGGGACTGTTAAAGGCGTTGACACGAATATTAAGACAGATCCAATCGCTTTGGCGAAAAAAGCAGCAGCGCAACTACAGACAGTTGTCGTCGTAACCGGAGAAAAAGATGTTGTCACAAACGGAAAGCAAATCGTACAAGTATCAAATGGACATGAATGGCTCACCCGTGTTGTGGGGACAGGTTGTTTACTTGGTGGTGTGCTGGCAGCATATCTTGCAGTAAATGGGAAAGACTTTGTTAATGCTGCAGCAAATGGGTTAGCTTTTTACGGAGTCGCTGCAGAGCGAGCGTATGCAAAAGCAAATGAACATGGTGTTGCCTCGTTCCAAATGGAATTTCTTAACGAGCTCAGCATGATCAAGGAAGAAGAAGCAGAACCATTCTATCGAATTGAGTGGTTATCATAG
- a CDS encoding aminotransferase, with the protein MKETVVKKERLSQKVSRIQPSGIRRFFDLASKMDNIISLGVGEPDFVTPWNVREASISSLERGFTAYTANAGLPELRVAISHYMEQRYRVRYNPDEEVLVTVGASEAIDIGMRAILDPGDEVIIVEPTFVSYAPLVSLAGGVPISVGTSAANHFEVEPVDIEKAITDKTKAIMVCYPNNPTGASLSKEKLEQIAAIVKKYQLLVFSDEIYAELSYDEEHTCFSTLPGMKEQTIVINGFSKAFAMTGWRLGFVLAPTDLLQAMLKIHQYSLMCAPTMAQYGALEALEHGMEDIEKMKLSYQQRRNFFVKTANEIGLPCHKPSGAFYAFPSIEHTGLSSETFAEKLLIEERVAVVPGSVFGAGGEGHIRCSYATSLKNLEEALTRIGRFLENHNWQATK; encoded by the coding sequence ATGAAGGAAACAGTCGTAAAAAAAGAGCGCCTCTCACAAAAAGTATCACGTATACAGCCGTCTGGTATACGACGTTTTTTTGATTTAGCATCGAAAATGGACAACATCATTTCCCTTGGTGTGGGAGAGCCTGATTTTGTCACGCCTTGGAATGTCCGAGAAGCAAGTATCTCGTCCCTTGAAAGAGGTTTTACAGCCTATACAGCAAACGCTGGACTGCCGGAACTGCGTGTAGCCATTTCTCATTACATGGAGCAGCGTTATCGCGTGCGCTATAACCCTGATGAAGAGGTTTTAGTAACGGTTGGCGCAAGTGAAGCAATTGATATAGGCATGCGCGCGATTTTAGATCCTGGTGATGAAGTGATTATTGTTGAGCCAACCTTTGTTTCTTATGCGCCACTTGTATCTCTTGCTGGTGGTGTGCCGATTTCAGTTGGAACGAGCGCAGCAAATCACTTTGAAGTTGAGCCAGTGGATATTGAAAAAGCCATTACAGATAAAACGAAAGCCATCATGGTTTGTTATCCGAACAATCCAACAGGTGCCTCGTTGAGCAAAGAAAAGCTTGAGCAGATTGCTGCGATCGTGAAGAAGTATCAATTACTTGTCTTCTCTGATGAAATTTATGCAGAATTGTCCTATGATGAGGAGCATACATGCTTTTCCACTTTACCTGGCATGAAAGAACAAACCATTGTTATTAATGGTTTTTCAAAAGCATTTGCGATGACTGGATGGCGACTTGGATTTGTGCTTGCTCCAACAGATTTGCTGCAAGCAATGTTGAAAATCCATCAGTATAGCTTGATGTGTGCGCCGACAATGGCGCAATACGGTGCGTTAGAAGCGCTTGAGCATGGTATGGAAGATATTGAGAAAATGAAGCTCTCCTATCAGCAACGACGAAATTTCTTTGTGAAAACAGCGAATGAAATTGGGTTACCTTGTCATAAACCAAGCGGGGCATTTTACGCATTTCCATCAATTGAACATACAGGCTTGTCGTCTGAAACGTTTGCGGAGAAGCTTTTAATAGAAGAACGCGTTGCTGTTGTACCAGGCTCAGTTTTTGGTGCAGGCGGAGAAGGACATATTCGATGCTCTTACGCAACATCTCTAAAAAATTTAGAAGAAGCGTTAACTCGTATTGGACGCTTTCTAGAAAATCACAATTGGCAAGCAACGAAATAA
- a CDS encoding Lrp/AsnC family transcriptional regulator produces the protein MFDKKSVEILQIIEANGRIESEKIAKMVDLTAKEVDTYITELEDKNVILSYSAVVDWAKLPVQETVTAMIDVKVAPKRGVGFDEVAERIHRFPEVRALYLMSGAYDLSVVVEGKTMQETARFVSERLSTIDSVLSTTTHFQLKTYKHDGVIFKEPDEDRRIVVTP, from the coding sequence GTGTTTGATAAGAAATCAGTTGAGATTTTGCAAATTATTGAAGCAAATGGCCGAATTGAATCCGAAAAAATTGCGAAAATGGTTGATCTAACGGCGAAAGAGGTTGACACATATATTACGGAACTTGAAGATAAGAACGTAATTCTTAGTTATTCAGCTGTTGTAGACTGGGCTAAACTGCCGGTTCAAGAAACTGTGACAGCTATGATCGATGTGAAAGTCGCGCCGAAGCGTGGAGTAGGATTTGATGAAGTGGCTGAGCGTATTCACCGTTTTCCAGAAGTAAGGGCGTTGTATTTAATGTCAGGTGCCTACGATTTATCTGTTGTTGTTGAAGGGAAAACGATGCAAGAAACGGCTCGGTTTGTATCCGAACGATTGTCCACCATTGATTCTGTTCTATCAACAACAACTCATTTTCAATTAAAGACCTATAAGCATGATGGGGTTATTTTTAAAGAACCAGACGAAGATCGTAGAATCGTGGTGACGCCGTAA
- a CDS encoding cysteine hydrolase family protein, giving the protein MDKHTALLIIDMINPLSFEHGADIYPQTREIAENIFALKNMMKQKGCPILYVNDNYGKWKSDFNQLVYDIKTSNELGSSIAARLEPSEDDYSIIKPKFSGFFDTPLHLLLEHLNVRTLVLTGIVGNMCVQFTANDAYTLEYELCIPADGIASFTQKDTDVALHHFENILKADTRLCQEWITN; this is encoded by the coding sequence ATGGATAAACATACCGCACTACTTATTATCGACATGATTAACCCACTTTCTTTCGAACACGGAGCTGATATTTACCCCCAAACAAGAGAGATTGCTGAAAACATCTTTGCCCTTAAAAATATGATGAAACAGAAAGGTTGTCCCATTTTATATGTTAACGACAACTATGGCAAATGGAAATCGGACTTCAATCAACTCGTTTACGATATTAAAACAAGCAATGAACTCGGTTCCTCTATCGCAGCCCGGCTTGAGCCAAGCGAAGATGATTATTCCATTATTAAACCTAAATTCTCTGGTTTTTTTGACACTCCCCTCCACCTTCTTCTTGAGCATCTAAACGTACGCACTCTTGTATTAACAGGAATTGTCGGAAACATGTGTGTGCAGTTTACAGCCAATGATGCTTATACATTAGAATACGAGCTTTGTATTCCAGCTGACGGCATCGCTAGTTTCACACAAAAAGACACAGATGTTGCCCTGCATCATTTTGAAAACATATTAAAAGCGGATACTCGTTTGTGCCAAGAGTGGATAACGAACTGA
- a CDS encoding S-ribosylhomocysteine lyase has translation MPSVESFELDHTIVKAPYVRHCGTNKIGTDGEVNKFDIRFCQPNKEALKPDVIHTMEHLLAINIRRFSEEYDHFDVVDISPMGCQTGYYLIMSGTPTVAEIIDVLEKTMTYSLETEQVPAATEKECGQAVLHDLEGTKERMRKWLAADKESLKQVF, from the coding sequence ATGCCATCAGTAGAAAGCTTTGAGCTTGATCACACGATTGTAAAAGCACCGTACGTTAGACATTGTGGAACGAACAAAATTGGGACGGATGGAGAAGTGAACAAGTTTGATATTCGCTTCTGTCAGCCGAATAAAGAAGCGTTAAAGCCTGACGTCATCCATACAATGGAACATTTATTAGCAATCAACATTCGACGCTTTTCTGAAGAGTACGATCACTTTGATGTCGTTGATATTTCTCCAATGGGATGCCAAACTGGTTACTATTTAATTATGAGTGGAACACCAACTGTCGCTGAAATAATAGATGTCCTAGAAAAGACTATGACCTATTCTCTAGAAACAGAACAAGTTCCTGCTGCTACGGAAAAAGAGTGTGGGCAGGCTGTACTTCATGATTTAGAAGGAACAAAAGAGAGAATGCGTAAGTGGCTAGCTGCGGACAAAGAAAGTTTAAAACAGGTTTTTTAA
- a CDS encoding YihY/virulence factor BrkB family protein produces MKFRPFFKLLIEQIKKDPIPDLAATLSFYFLLAIFPLMIFVLAGVSFFDIDNEQVSNTITEFFPGEIGETFSEIVLNTIGEPQIGLFSIGIIGTLWSASNAINSFIRSVNRAYNIEETRHFLKLRGTAIILTIAMIIVIIITLALPVFGSLILDFLENFLSVPSELISMLDNLRWVVAVTVMILSLMVLYRIAPNKHLKLKDGLPGAVVATLAWQLISFFFSLYVSDFSNFESTYGPLAGVIILMFWFFLTGIILIIGAEINATIHQLQKKNNNHV; encoded by the coding sequence ATGAAATTCCGTCCATTTTTTAAGCTATTAATTGAACAGATCAAAAAAGATCCGATTCCTGATTTAGCGGCTACATTATCGTTTTACTTTTTACTTGCCATTTTTCCGTTAATGATTTTTGTGCTTGCAGGTGTGTCGTTCTTTGATATTGACAATGAACAAGTATCGAACACCATTACGGAATTTTTCCCAGGCGAAATTGGTGAAACCTTTAGCGAGATTGTGTTAAATACAATTGGTGAACCACAAATTGGTTTATTCTCGATTGGGATCATAGGTACACTTTGGTCAGCTTCGAACGCCATTAACTCTTTTATACGTTCTGTCAATCGCGCTTACAACATTGAAGAAACACGTCATTTTTTAAAGTTGCGCGGAACAGCAATCATTCTAACCATTGCTATGATTATTGTCATTATTATCACGCTGGCGCTACCGGTGTTTGGTAGCTTAATTCTTGATTTCTTAGAGAATTTCTTATCGGTTCCATCTGAACTCATTTCAATGCTTGATAATCTACGCTGGGTTGTGGCAGTTACCGTCATGATTTTATCGTTGATGGTTCTGTATCGTATTGCACCGAACAAACATCTAAAATTAAAGGACGGGTTACCAGGTGCAGTTGTGGCTACATTAGCCTGGCAGCTAATTTCATTTTTCTTCTCGCTTTATGTTAGTGATTTTTCAAACTTTGAGAGTACATATGGGCCACTTGCTGGTGTGATTATTCTCATGTTTTGGTTCTTTTTAACGGGGATTATCCTGATTATTGGCGCTGAAATTAATGCAACCATTCATCAGTTGCAGAAAAAAAACAATAATCATGTATAA
- a CDS encoding HU family DNA-binding protein: MNKTELINALADRAELSKKDATTAVNSMFDLIAESLEKGETVQLIGFGNFEVRERAARKGRNPQTGEEIDISATKTPAFKAGKQLKDAVK, from the coding sequence ATGAATAAAACTGAATTAATTAATGCACTTGCTGACAGAGCTGAACTTTCAAAGAAAGATGCGACAACAGCAGTTAATAGTATGTTTGATCTTATCGCAGAGTCCCTTGAAAAAGGAGAAACGGTTCAATTAATTGGCTTCGGTAACTTTGAAGTTCGTGAGCGTGCGGCTCGAAAAGGGCGTAACCCACAAACAGGTGAAGAAATTGATATTTCTGCTACAAAAACACCAGCATTCAAAGCAGGTAAACAATTAAAAGACGCAGTAAAATAA